A DNA window from Methylobacterium sp. NMS14P contains the following coding sequences:
- the addA gene encoding double-strand break repair helicase AddA, whose protein sequence is MSSATSHAPAPFVVDDLTRANQRRAADPRASAWVSANAGAGKTKVLTDRVVRLLLDEAPPGRILCLTFTKAAAANMAIRVFRLLGRWVTLDDETLAAELAELTGERAGPERLRLARRLFARAVETPGGLKIETLHALCERLLHMFPFEANVPARFVVLDEAKARELFDIEMANVLADAVANGDTPLSAALARVTPEATGDTLRAAIRAAMRARSFIGDAAGLERAFGRLHGALGLAAEESAERIEAAILEGGPGCRPEERAALVAALRTGKANDEKLADALEAAEAERLRAADLPDRAEALALYRSVFFTQKDEPKADSSLGTKGVPAGAKAALLAERDRLEPLFDRLRAARAHARTQALFQIAAEIHRRVEAQKARLGALDFDDLIHKALDLLGRVGAGWVLYKLDRGIDHVLVDEAQDTNPEQWAILRAIMQEFAAGEGARSGSRTRFAVGDPKQSIYGFQGAEPREFALTRASWIAESRSAGLTFEDVPLTLSFRSTGLVLRAVDAVFALDAHNEGLSFEDTVRTTVHASARPGAPGAVELWPIAEPEPAAEPDAWTAPVDAPETSAPAIVTARRVAQAVRAWTTAGDATGRIWRPGDVLILVRKRGPAFEEVIRALKGIGVPVAGQDRLEVSAHIAVADLVAAGRAGLLPADDLTLATALKTPLVGLSDDDLVRIAARRDLAETLEDALHRHAEAGDAAARRGLEALSGWIALAGLHGPFGFYARLLGPQGGRAKLVARLGGEAGDAIDVFLAAAAQAETGEDAPSLGGFLARYVGAEAGHTVKRDLESGRDEVRVMTVHGAKGLEAPVVVILDGCEPLGRNDPPLLPLPATEIALPPVWSGGRTQDCAATDAARATLLAKARQEHNRLLYVAMTRAADRLIVAPFRGHERETEAAWCRMIHAGLEAALGAGRTLELPYGPATLWQDGTPPSAAAVAGAPAARPEPESEPDWLRGPVPPEPASAVLNPSGALQAADGARVPPPRLADAQARRRGILTHALLQHLPRVEPDRRETAGRAFVRARAPGLPRAAAPAIVRSVLRIIDAPDLAPLFAQGARAEVALSGRVRAGGTDRVVQGRVDRLAVAADAVHLADFKTGRPPEPGAPLPTAETGQIALYARLLAQIYPGRTIRPILVWTSGPVIRALDPDDVAAALDRIGIEA, encoded by the coding sequence TTGAGCAGCGCCACCTCGCACGCCCCCGCCCCCTTCGTCGTCGATGACCTGACCCGCGCCAACCAGCGTCGGGCGGCCGACCCGCGCGCCTCCGCGTGGGTCTCGGCCAATGCCGGCGCGGGCAAGACCAAGGTCCTCACCGATCGGGTCGTGCGGCTGCTCCTCGACGAGGCGCCGCCCGGCCGGATCCTCTGCCTGACCTTCACCAAGGCCGCCGCGGCCAACATGGCGATCCGCGTCTTCCGGCTGCTCGGCCGCTGGGTCACGCTGGACGATGAGACCCTCGCCGCCGAACTCGCCGAGCTCACCGGCGAGCGCGCCGGGCCCGAGCGCCTGCGGCTGGCGCGCCGCCTCTTCGCCCGGGCGGTCGAGACACCGGGCGGCCTCAAGATCGAGACGCTGCACGCCCTGTGCGAGCGGCTGCTCCACATGTTTCCCTTCGAGGCGAACGTGCCGGCCCGCTTCGTGGTGCTCGACGAGGCCAAGGCCCGGGAACTGTTCGACATCGAGATGGCCAACGTCCTGGCCGACGCCGTCGCGAACGGCGACACGCCGCTCAGCGCCGCCCTCGCGCGGGTCACGCCGGAAGCCACGGGCGACACCCTGCGGGCGGCGATCCGGGCGGCCATGCGGGCGCGGAGCTTCATCGGCGACGCCGCCGGCCTGGAGCGGGCCTTCGGACGGCTGCACGGGGCGCTCGGACTGGCGGCCGAGGAATCCGCCGAGCGGATCGAGGCCGCGATCCTCGAGGGCGGTCCCGGGTGCCGTCCGGAGGAGCGCGCCGCGCTGGTCGCGGCGCTCCGCACCGGCAAGGCCAACGACGAGAAGCTCGCCGACGCCCTGGAGGCCGCCGAGGCCGAGCGGCTCCGCGCGGCGGACCTTCCCGACCGGGCCGAGGCGCTCGCCCTCTACCGGTCGGTGTTCTTCACCCAGAAGGACGAGCCCAAGGCCGACAGCAGCCTCGGGACCAAGGGCGTCCCGGCCGGCGCCAAGGCGGCGCTGCTCGCCGAGCGGGACCGGCTGGAGCCGCTGTTCGACCGCCTGCGCGCCGCCCGGGCCCACGCCCGCACGCAGGCGCTGTTCCAGATCGCCGCCGAGATCCACCGCCGCGTCGAGGCGCAGAAGGCCCGCCTCGGCGCCCTCGACTTCGACGACCTGATCCACAAGGCGCTCGACCTGCTCGGCCGCGTCGGCGCCGGCTGGGTCCTGTACAAGCTCGACCGCGGCATCGACCACGTCCTCGTCGACGAGGCGCAGGACACGAACCCGGAGCAGTGGGCGATCCTGCGGGCGATCATGCAGGAATTCGCCGCCGGCGAGGGCGCGCGGTCCGGCAGCCGCACGCGCTTCGCCGTGGGCGACCCGAAGCAGTCGATCTACGGCTTCCAGGGCGCGGAGCCGCGGGAATTCGCCCTGACCCGCGCGTCCTGGATCGCGGAATCGCGCTCGGCCGGCCTGACCTTCGAGGACGTGCCGCTCACCCTGTCGTTCCGCTCGACCGGCCTCGTCCTGCGCGCCGTCGACGCGGTCTTCGCCCTCGACGCCCACAACGAGGGCCTGTCCTTCGAGGACACGGTGCGCACGACCGTGCACGCCAGCGCCCGGCCGGGCGCGCCCGGCGCGGTCGAGCTGTGGCCGATCGCCGAGCCGGAGCCGGCCGCGGAGCCGGATGCCTGGACCGCCCCCGTCGACGCGCCGGAGACCAGCGCTCCCGCGATCGTCACCGCCCGCCGGGTGGCGCAGGCGGTGCGCGCCTGGACCACCGCGGGGGACGCCACCGGCCGGATCTGGCGCCCCGGGGACGTCCTGATCCTTGTCCGGAAGCGCGGGCCGGCCTTCGAGGAGGTGATCCGCGCCCTGAAGGGGATCGGCGTCCCGGTCGCCGGGCAGGACCGGCTCGAGGTCTCCGCCCACATCGCGGTGGCCGATCTGGTCGCCGCCGGCCGGGCGGGGCTCCTGCCGGCCGACGACCTGACCCTCGCCACCGCCCTCAAGACGCCGCTCGTCGGGCTCAGCGACGACGACCTCGTGCGGATCGCGGCCCGCCGCGACCTCGCCGAGACCCTGGAGGACGCCCTGCACCGCCACGCCGAAGCGGGCGACGCGGCCGCGCGGCGCGGGCTCGAGGCCCTGTCGGGCTGGATCGCCCTGGCGGGGCTCCACGGCCCGTTCGGCTTCTACGCCCGGCTCCTCGGGCCGCAGGGCGGCCGCGCCAAGCTGGTGGCCCGACTCGGCGGCGAGGCCGGGGACGCCATCGACGTGTTCCTCGCCGCCGCCGCCCAGGCCGAGACCGGCGAGGACGCCCCGTCGCTGGGCGGCTTCCTCGCCCGCTACGTCGGGGCCGAGGCCGGGCACACGGTCAAGCGCGACCTCGAATCGGGCCGCGACGAGGTCCGGGTGATGACGGTCCACGGCGCCAAGGGCCTGGAGGCGCCGGTCGTGGTGATCCTCGACGGGTGCGAGCCCCTCGGCCGCAACGATCCGCCCCTGCTGCCGCTCCCGGCGACGGAGATCGCCCTGCCGCCGGTCTGGTCGGGCGGCCGGACCCAGGACTGCGCCGCCACCGACGCGGCGCGGGCGACCCTGCTCGCCAAGGCCCGGCAGGAGCACAACCGCCTGCTCTACGTCGCCATGACCCGCGCGGCCGACCGGCTGATCGTGGCGCCCTTCCGCGGCCACGAGCGCGAGACCGAGGCGGCGTGGTGCCGGATGATCCATGCCGGCCTCGAGGCGGCGCTCGGCGCCGGCCGGACGCTGGAACTCCCCTACGGACCCGCGACTCTCTGGCAGGACGGCACCCCGCCGAGTGCCGCCGCCGTCGCCGGGGCGCCCGCGGCCAGGCCGGAACCCGAGTCGGAGCCGGACTGGCTGCGCGGGCCGGTCCCGCCGGAACCGGCCTCCGCGGTCCTGAACCCGTCCGGCGCCCTGCAGGCAGCGGACGGCGCCCGCGTGCCGCCGCCGCGCCTCGCCGACGCGCAGGCCCGGCGCCGGGGAATCCTGACCCACGCCCTGCTGCAGCACCTGCCCCGGGTCGAGCCCGACCGCCGGGAGACGGCCGGCCGCGCCTTCGTGCGGGCCCGGGCACCCGGGCTGCCGCGCGCGGCGGCGCCCGCGATCGTCCGGTCAGTCCTCCGGATCATCGACGCCCCGGACTTGGCGCCGCTCTTCGCCCAGGGCGCCCGCGCGGAGGTGGCGCTCTCGGGGCGGGTCCGGGCCGGCGGCACGGACAGGGTGGTTCAGGGGCGCGTCGACCGCCTCGCCGTGGCGGCGGACGCGGTGCATCTCGCCGACTTCAAGACCGGCCGCCCGCCCGAGCCCGGCGCGCCGCTGCCGACCGCGGAGACCGGCCAGATCGCCCTCTACGCGCGCCTGCTCGCGCAGATCTATCCGGGCCGGACGATCCGCCCGATCCTCGTCTGGACCTCGGGCCCGGTGATCCGCGCCCTCGACCCCGACGACGTCGCGGCGGCCCTGGACCGGATCGGCATCGAGGCGTGA
- the trxA gene encoding thioredoxin translates to MATVKVTDASFEQDVLKSAEPVVVDFWAEWCGPCRQIGPALEEIATDLQGKVKIAKVNVDENPQIAAQYGIRSIPTLLLFKNGERVDQKVGAAPKGDLSRWIGAQTA, encoded by the coding sequence ATGGCGACGGTGAAAGTAACCGACGCGAGCTTCGAGCAGGACGTTCTCAAGTCCGCCGAGCCCGTCGTGGTGGATTTCTGGGCGGAGTGGTGCGGCCCGTGCCGTCAGATCGGCCCGGCCCTCGAGGAGATCGCGACCGACCTGCAGGGCAAGGTGAAGATCGCCAAGGTCAACGTCGACGAGAACCCGCAGATCGCCGCCCAGTACGGCATCCGCTCGATCCCGACGCTGCTGCTCTTCAAGAACGGCGAGCGGGTGGACCAGAAGGTCGGCGCCGCCCCGAAGGGCGACCTGTCGCGCTGGATCGGCGCCCAGACCGCCTGA
- a CDS encoding outer membrane protein has translation MKKLLTSLAAFTALTAAASAADLPRRAAPPPVFTPVPVFTWTGAYFGINAGYAFDASSNSNRGFVQTPGNPVALVPGGLVPYQALLPNGSSLAYSNDSREGFSGGGQIGYNWQLTPGSGAVIGFEADAQYLDFGRRARFATNAAAINPGFIPVNGTLNTIDFFGTVRGRLGYAFDRTLVYATGGFAYATGTDDGARVGLQNFAGRRNDFKTGWTVGGGVEYALPTDSFLNFFRSSAVTLKVEGLYVNLDNNNGRAQLPLVGAAVAPGLGGLVPVYSLAGASRNENAFAVVRAGLNYKFGSY, from the coding sequence ATGAAGAAGCTTCTCACCTCTCTCGCGGCGTTCACCGCGCTCACGGCTGCCGCTTCGGCCGCCGATCTGCCGCGCCGCGCCGCGCCGCCGCCGGTGTTCACCCCCGTTCCGGTGTTCACCTGGACCGGTGCCTACTTCGGTATCAACGCCGGCTACGCGTTCGACGCCAGCAGCAACTCCAACCGCGGCTTCGTGCAGACGCCCGGCAACCCGGTCGCTCTCGTGCCGGGCGGCCTCGTGCCCTACCAGGCCCTGCTGCCGAACGGCTCGTCGCTGGCCTACAGCAACGACAGCCGCGAGGGTTTCTCGGGCGGTGGCCAGATCGGCTACAACTGGCAGCTGACCCCGGGCTCCGGCGCCGTGATCGGCTTCGAGGCTGACGCTCAGTACCTCGACTTCGGCCGTCGCGCCCGCTTCGCCACGAACGCCGCGGCGATCAACCCGGGCTTCATCCCGGTCAACGGCACGCTCAACACCATCGACTTCTTCGGCACCGTCCGCGGTCGTCTCGGTTACGCCTTCGACCGGACCCTCGTGTACGCCACGGGTGGTTTCGCCTACGCCACCGGCACGGATGACGGCGCTCGCGTCGGCCTGCAGAACTTCGCCGGCCGCCGGAACGACTTCAAGACCGGCTGGACCGTCGGCGGCGGTGTCGAGTACGCCCTGCCCACCGACTCGTTCCTGAACTTCTTCCGCTCCTCGGCCGTGACGCTGAAGGTCGAAGGTCTGTACGTGAACCTCGACAACAACAACGGCCGCGCCCAGCTGCCGCTGGTCGGCGCCGCGGTCGCCCCCGGTCTGGGCGGCCTCGTGCCGGTGTACTCGCTCGCCGGCGCCAGCCGGAACGAGAACGCCTTCGCCGTCGTCCGCGCCGGCCTGAACTACAAGTTCGGCTCGTACTGA
- a CDS encoding bifunctional folylpolyglutamate synthase/dihydrofolate synthase — protein sequence MASSDALMARFLALHPRTIDLSLGRIERLLARLNHPERRLPPVIHVAGTNGKGSTIAFMRSILEAGGLAAHVYTSPHLVRFHERIRIGGIGGGHFVDEDRLADAFARCESANAGEPITMFEITTAAAFLLFSESPADVLLLEVGLGGRLDATNVIDRPACAVVTPIGRDHAEYLGDTVESVATEKAGIFKRGCPAVIAAQDYAEADAVLCRRAEAVGAAPVLVGNQDFSVHEERGRLVYQDETDLFDLPRPRLAGRHQLVNAGTAITALRAAGFGDIGTAALERGLTEVEWPGRLQRLGRGRLAAQLAPGTELWLDGGHNIDGGRILAAAMADLGEKSDVPLVLVVGLLGTKDADGFLRNFVGLARALVAVPITGTMAARPAEEVARIGEEVGLKTYAAPSIEAALALVRDIAFERPPRILICGSLYLAGMVLAANDTPPV from the coding sequence ATGGCCTCGTCCGACGCCCTGATGGCGCGCTTCCTGGCGCTCCACCCCCGCACGATCGACCTGTCGCTCGGCCGCATCGAGCGGCTGCTCGCGCGGCTCAACCATCCCGAGCGCCGCCTGCCGCCCGTGATCCACGTGGCCGGCACCAACGGCAAGGGCTCGACGATCGCGTTCATGCGGTCGATCCTGGAGGCCGGGGGCCTGGCCGCCCACGTCTACACCTCCCCGCACCTCGTGCGCTTCCACGAGCGGATCCGCATCGGCGGGATCGGCGGCGGGCATTTCGTGGACGAGGACCGTCTGGCCGACGCGTTCGCGCGCTGCGAGAGCGCCAATGCCGGCGAGCCGATCACGATGTTCGAGATCACCACGGCCGCGGCGTTCCTGCTGTTCTCGGAGAGCCCGGCCGACGTGCTGCTCCTCGAAGTCGGTCTCGGTGGCCGGCTCGACGCCACCAACGTGATCGACCGGCCGGCCTGCGCGGTGGTGACGCCGATCGGCCGCGACCACGCCGAGTATCTCGGCGACACGGTCGAATCGGTCGCGACCGAGAAGGCCGGGATCTTCAAGCGCGGCTGCCCGGCGGTGATCGCCGCCCAGGATTACGCCGAGGCCGACGCGGTCCTCTGCCGGCGCGCGGAAGCCGTCGGTGCCGCGCCCGTGCTGGTAGGCAATCAGGACTTCTCCGTGCACGAGGAGCGCGGCCGTCTCGTCTATCAGGACGAGACCGACCTGTTCGACCTTCCGCGGCCGCGCCTCGCCGGGCGCCACCAGCTGGTCAACGCCGGAACAGCGATCACCGCGCTGCGCGCCGCCGGTTTCGGCGATATCGGGACGGCGGCCCTGGAGCGGGGACTGACCGAGGTCGAGTGGCCGGGCCGGCTGCAGCGCCTCGGCCGCGGCCGTCTGGCCGCCCAGCTCGCGCCCGGCACCGAGCTCTGGCTCGACGGCGGCCACAACATCGACGGCGGCCGGATCCTCGCCGCCGCCATGGCGGATCTCGGCGAGAAGAGCGACGTGCCGCTCGTCCTCGTGGTCGGCCTGCTCGGCACGAAGGACGCCGACGGGTTCCTGCGCAACTTCGTGGGTCTGGCCCGGGCCCTCGTGGCCGTCCCGATCACCGGGACCATGGCGGCGCGCCCGGCCGAGGAGGTCGCGCGGATCGGCGAGGAGGTCGGCCTCAAGACCTACGCGGCGCCGAGCATCGAGGCGGCCCTCGCCCTGGTGCGGGACATCGCCTTCGAGCGGCCGCCGCGGATCCTGATCTGCGGGTCGCTCTACTTGGCCGGCATGGTTCTCGCCGCCAACGACACGCCGCCGGTCTGA
- the accD gene encoding acetyl-CoA carboxylase, carboxyltransferase subunit beta, protein MVEPMNWISEVVRPRIKTLFKRETPENLWVKCPDTGQMVFHKEVEANHWVIPGSEHHLKMGAQARLKMMFDEGTWIDVALPEVAPDPLKFRDEKRYVDRLKEARAKTGLQDAFKIGFGRVGGLPMTLAAQEFGFMAGSLGMAAGEAFVRGAETALEKRTPYVLFAASGGARMQEGILSLMQMPRTTVAVRRLNAARLPYIVVLTNPTTGGVTASYAMLGDVHLAEPGALICFAGPRVIEQTIREKLPDGFQRAEYLREHGMVDQVVHRHQLKETITRLCSLLTNVSQAGAPAAASEAA, encoded by the coding sequence ATGGTCGAACCGATGAACTGGATCTCGGAGGTGGTGCGCCCCCGGATCAAGACCTTGTTCAAGCGCGAGACGCCCGAGAACCTGTGGGTCAAGTGCCCGGACACGGGGCAGATGGTGTTCCACAAGGAGGTGGAGGCCAATCACTGGGTCATCCCCGGCTCCGAGCATCACCTGAAGATGGGCGCCCAGGCGCGCCTCAAGATGATGTTCGACGAGGGCACGTGGATCGACGTGGCCCTGCCCGAGGTCGCCCCCGACCCGCTGAAGTTCCGCGACGAGAAGCGCTACGTCGACCGGCTCAAGGAGGCCCGGGCCAAGACCGGCCTGCAGGACGCGTTCAAGATCGGCTTCGGCCGGGTCGGCGGCCTGCCCATGACGCTGGCCGCGCAGGAATTCGGATTCATGGCCGGGTCGCTGGGCATGGCGGCGGGCGAGGCCTTCGTGCGCGGCGCCGAGACGGCCCTGGAGAAGCGCACGCCCTACGTGCTGTTCGCGGCCTCCGGCGGCGCGCGCATGCAGGAGGGCATCCTCTCGCTGATGCAGATGCCGCGGACCACCGTGGCGGTGCGCCGGCTCAACGCGGCGCGGCTCCCCTACATCGTGGTGCTGACGAACCCGACCACGGGCGGCGTCACGGCGTCCTACGCCATGCTGGGCGACGTCCACCTCGCCGAGCCGGGCGCCCTGATCTGCTTCGCGGGACCGCGGGTGATCGAGCAGACGATCCGCGAGAAGCTGCCGGACGGCTTCCAGCGGGCGGAGTACCTGCGCGAGCACGGCATGGTCGATCAGGTGGTCCACCGGCACCAGCTCAAGGAGACGATCACGCGTCTCTGCAGCCTCCTGACCAACGTGTCCCAGGCCGGCGCGCCGGCCGCGGCCTCCGAGGCGGCCTGA
- the trpA gene encoding tryptophan synthase subunit alpha — MPSRIDATFARARAENRSVLVTYVMSGDPDPETSLEVLKALPGAGADILEFGLPFTDPMADGPAIQAAGLRALKAGQTVSGTLDLVRRFRAGNDTTPVVLMGYYNPIHTYGVDRFLDDAVAAGVDGLIVVDLPPEEDAELCLPALGKGLAFIRLATPTTDERRLPAVLANTAGFVYYVSITGITGTATPDFGKVSEAVARIRRHTDLPVVVGFGVKTGAHAAAIAEGADGVVVGSALVDALVRSLDGEGRPQAGSVGAVTELVRELAAGVRSAGVGRAA; from the coding sequence ATGCCGAGCCGCATCGACGCCACCTTCGCCCGCGCCCGCGCGGAGAACCGGTCCGTCCTCGTCACCTACGTGATGTCCGGCGATCCCGATCCCGAGACCTCTCTGGAGGTCCTGAAGGCCCTGCCGGGCGCAGGCGCCGACATCCTGGAATTCGGCCTGCCGTTCACCGACCCGATGGCGGACGGCCCGGCGATCCAGGCCGCCGGCCTGCGGGCGCTCAAGGCGGGCCAGACCGTGTCGGGCACCCTCGACCTCGTGCGCCGCTTCCGCGCCGGCAACGACACCACGCCGGTCGTGCTGATGGGCTACTACAACCCGATCCACACTTACGGTGTCGACCGCTTCCTCGACGACGCGGTCGCGGCCGGCGTCGACGGGCTGATCGTCGTCGATCTCCCGCCCGAGGAGGATGCCGAGCTGTGCCTGCCGGCCCTCGGCAAGGGCCTCGCCTTCATCCGGCTCGCCACGCCGACGACCGACGAGCGTCGCCTGCCGGCCGTCCTCGCGAACACGGCGGGCTTCGTCTACTACGTGTCGATCACCGGCATCACCGGGACGGCGACGCCGGATTTCGGCAAGGTCTCCGAGGCGGTCGCCCGCATCCGGCGCCACACCGACCTGCCCGTCGTCGTGGGCTTCGGCGTGAAGACGGGCGCGCACGCGGCGGCGATCGCCGAGGGCGCCGACGGCGTCGTGGTCGGCTCCGCGCTGGTGGACGCCCTGGTGCGCTCCCTCGACGGCGAGGGCCGGCCGCAGGCCGGCAGCGTCGGGGCGGTGACGGAGCTGGTGCGCGAACTCGCCGCGGGCGTGCGGTCGGCGGGCGTCGGGCGGGCCGCCTGA
- a CDS encoding HAD-IA family hydrolase: protein MPESALPSRPLAALLFDMDGTIISSIASAERIWSRWAEAHGLDVASFLPTIHGVQSVETIRRLNLPGVDPVAEAAAITEAEMRDVDDIVAIPGARVFLEALPRHRWAIVTSAPRRLAERRLAAAGMPVPDLLVAAEDVARGKPAPDCFLLAAERLGVAAADCLVFEDAPAGIRAAEAADAAVVVVTATHHETVRTGHPTIADYTGLRVRAEPEGIRVTRTA from the coding sequence ATGCCCGAGTCAGCCCTTCCGTCGCGCCCCCTGGCCGCGCTCCTGTTCGACATGGACGGGACGATCATCAGCTCGATCGCCTCCGCCGAGCGGATCTGGTCGCGCTGGGCCGAGGCGCACGGCCTCGACGTGGCGTCCTTCCTGCCGACGATCCACGGCGTGCAATCGGTCGAGACCATCCGGCGGCTGAACCTGCCGGGCGTCGATCCCGTGGCCGAAGCCGCCGCGATCACCGAGGCCGAGATGAGGGATGTCGACGACATCGTCGCGATCCCGGGCGCGCGGGTCTTCCTGGAGGCGCTGCCGCGCCACCGCTGGGCGATCGTCACCTCGGCGCCCCGGCGGCTGGCGGAGCGCCGCCTCGCGGCGGCCGGCATGCCGGTCCCCGACCTCCTCGTGGCCGCCGAGGACGTGGCGCGGGGCAAGCCCGCGCCGGACTGCTTCCTGCTCGCCGCCGAGCGGCTCGGCGTGGCGGCGGCGGACTGCCTCGTGTTCGAGGACGCCCCGGCCGGCATCCGGGCGGCCGAGGCCGCGGATGCGGCCGTCGTGGTCGTCACCGCGACCCATCACGAGACGGTGAGGACCGGTCATCCGACGATCGCCGACTACACCGGGCTGCGCGTCAGGGCCGAGCCGGAGGGGATCCGGGTGACACGGACCGCCTGA
- a CDS encoding fumarylacetoacetate hydrolase family protein: MATIDRRRVLGAVAAGAAAGLGPVAAAEAQPVMLFPLPQATVPILGEAQVFPVRRIYCIGRNYAAHAREMGSDPSREPPFFFQKPADAVQVVAGGVADHPYPSLTQNYHHEIELVAVLKSGGRDIPAARALDHVYGYATGLDMTRRDLQRGMGNQKKPWEIGKSFDQSAPITPILPVTRAGHPARGRIRLAVNGTVRQDADLSEMIWSVAEQIAELSRAFELRAGDIVFSGTPENVGPVVRGDVLAGSIEGLPDLSIRIV; this comes from the coding sequence ATGGCAACGATCGATCGACGCCGCGTGCTCGGGGCGGTCGCGGCCGGCGCCGCCGCGGGCCTCGGCCCCGTCGCGGCCGCCGAGGCGCAACCGGTCATGCTGTTCCCGCTGCCGCAGGCCACCGTCCCGATCCTGGGCGAGGCGCAGGTCTTCCCGGTCCGCCGGATCTACTGCATCGGCCGCAACTACGCGGCCCACGCCCGCGAGATGGGCTCCGACCCGTCGCGCGAGCCGCCCTTCTTCTTCCAGAAGCCGGCGGACGCCGTGCAGGTCGTCGCGGGCGGCGTCGCCGACCATCCCTACCCGTCGCTGACCCAGAACTACCACCACGAGATCGAGCTCGTCGCCGTGCTGAAGTCGGGCGGGCGCGACATCCCGGCCGCGCGGGCGCTCGACCACGTCTACGGCTACGCCACCGGCCTCGACATGACCCGCCGGGACCTCCAGCGCGGCATGGGCAACCAGAAGAAGCCCTGGGAGATCGGCAAGAGCTTCGACCAGTCCGCGCCGATCACGCCGATCCTGCCCGTTACCCGGGCCGGGCATCCGGCGCGCGGGCGCATCCGGCTCGCCGTGAACGGCACCGTGCGGCAGGACGCCGACCTCTCCGAGATGATCTGGTCGGTGGCCGAGCAGATCGCCGAGCTGTCGCGGGCCTTCGAGCTCAGGGCCGGCGACATCGTCTTCTCCGGGACGCCCGAGAATGTCGGGCCGGTCGTGCGCGGGGACGTGCTCGCGGGCTCGATCGAGGGCCTGCCGGACCTGTCGATCCGCATCGTCTGA